A genomic window from Thermodesulfobacteriota bacterium includes:
- the gspC gene encoding type II secretion system protein GspC, with protein sequence MWVINLVLLAALAYLLALSVNAKIQGQVTSPNAQASQNYFPAETNKQTNNNRNIPLSSYEVIVKRNIFGLPDPAGEAAAVASTNPEDLPESNLNLVLLGTIINADQKSVAIIKNDDNSKVNGYKSGDEIDIIPSEKVSLVDVNNCKAVIQRRSTKQETIKCKNLGDIASAKSSSKLPNTRASSTNKKKEDNSNKQISKLSENEYEVERELLEDLLSDPTKIVQQARVIPQDDGLRFFGIRSNSIFWKIGIKNGDTLHRINNVELNDIERALGVFEELRDQNSFTIELTRAGQKYTYEYSVK encoded by the coding sequence GTGTGGGTTATAAATCTGGTTCTGCTCGCAGCACTTGCGTATCTGCTAGCCCTCAGTGTAAATGCAAAAATCCAAGGACAAGTAACTTCCCCAAATGCTCAAGCTTCACAAAATTATTTCCCTGCAGAAACTAACAAACAAACAAACAATAATAGGAACATTCCTTTGTCGAGCTATGAGGTTATTGTAAAAAGAAATATATTCGGGCTGCCAGACCCGGCTGGAGAAGCTGCAGCAGTTGCATCAACCAACCCCGAAGATTTGCCTGAATCCAATCTTAATTTGGTGCTTTTAGGCACTATAATTAATGCTGATCAAAAATCAGTGGCAATCATAAAAAATGACGATAACAGTAAGGTGAACGGTTATAAAAGCGGAGATGAGATAGATATCATCCCCTCAGAGAAAGTCAGCCTAGTGGATGTAAACAACTGCAAGGCAGTAATCCAGAGAAGATCTACAAAGCAAGAAACAATTAAGTGTAAAAATTTAGGAGATATAGCATCCGCGAAAAGCAGCTCTAAACTTCCAAATACTAGAGCTTCTAGCACAAACAAGAAGAAAGAAGACAACAGCAATAAGCAGATAAGCAAGTTAAGTGAAAACGAATATGAAGTTGAGCGTGAACTTTTGGAGGATCTTCTAAGTGATCCTACTAAGATTGTCCAGCAGGCCAGAGTAATTCCTCAGGACGATGGACTAAGATTCTTTGGTATTAGATCAAACAGCATCTTCTGGAAGATTGGAATTAAAAATGGCGACACGCTTCATAGGATAAACAATGTTGAATTAAACGATATAGAGAGGGCGTTGGGAGTTTTTGAAGAGCTTAGAGATCAAAACTCTTTCACAATTGAATTAACCAGAGCAGGACAAAAGTATACATATGAGTACTCGGTAAAATGA